A genomic window from Blastococcus saxobsidens DD2 includes:
- a CDS encoding complex I subunit 4 family protein: MLLTVVIFLPLLAAAVLLAVPRIPGRAAIGVWVAASAVDLALVGWMWWRFEPGEGASGVVDGLAYEADLQWIPTVDAGYHVGVDGLSLPLLALTGVLFLACAIYSLREPDRPHTYAALFLFLQTACLGTFASLDLILFFVFFDLSIVGMYFVIAGWGHGNARRSALKFFLYTFIGSLALLVGFIGLFLGSEERTFDMVALAENPPLADSPVAGGLVLLAIGLGLAVKTPLFPFHTWLPDAHTDAPAAGSAVLAGILLKLGTYGFVRIAMPILPEAWQRWAMVAVVVGVISVLWGAFVALAQTDVKRMIAYTSVNHMGYVLLGLGAAGLVASADEGARTVATVGAMYQMVSHGLLTGALFLLSGVLWSRGHTYAFDRWGGLARPAPVFAACFAIAAFGSLGLPGFSGFIAEFQVFTGALQAAPVATVSAVVGILVTAGLFLLALQRLLTGDTVVPSEADPDKPGEGPGLDRADGTTATATRPRTATRMQDLRGHEVAAIAPLLLLALVLGLLPRALLDVLEPAAMAVVELVSR; encoded by the coding sequence GTGCTGCTGACCGTCGTGATCTTCCTGCCGTTGCTGGCTGCTGCTGTGCTGCTGGCAGTCCCGAGGATTCCCGGTCGCGCGGCGATCGGGGTGTGGGTGGCTGCCTCCGCCGTCGACCTGGCGCTGGTCGGCTGGATGTGGTGGCGCTTCGAGCCCGGCGAGGGAGCCTCGGGCGTCGTCGACGGCCTGGCGTACGAGGCCGACCTGCAGTGGATCCCCACCGTCGATGCGGGCTACCACGTCGGCGTCGACGGGCTCTCCCTGCCGCTGCTGGCCCTGACCGGGGTGCTGTTCCTGGCCTGCGCCATCTACTCACTGCGGGAGCCTGACCGGCCGCACACCTACGCCGCGCTGTTCCTCTTCCTCCAGACCGCCTGCCTGGGCACGTTCGCCTCACTCGACCTGATCCTGTTCTTCGTCTTCTTCGACCTGTCGATCGTCGGGATGTACTTCGTCATCGCCGGCTGGGGGCACGGCAACGCCCGGCGCAGCGCGCTCAAGTTCTTCCTCTACACCTTCATCGGGTCGCTGGCACTGCTCGTGGGCTTCATCGGGCTGTTCCTCGGCAGCGAGGAGCGCACCTTCGACATGGTGGCGCTCGCGGAGAACCCGCCGCTCGCGGACTCCCCGGTCGCCGGCGGACTGGTCCTACTGGCGATCGGCCTGGGGCTGGCGGTGAAGACGCCGCTGTTCCCGTTCCACACCTGGCTGCCCGACGCGCACACCGACGCCCCGGCCGCCGGGTCGGCTGTGCTCGCCGGGATCCTGTTGAAGCTCGGGACCTACGGGTTCGTGCGGATCGCCATGCCGATCCTTCCCGAGGCCTGGCAGCGGTGGGCCATGGTGGCCGTCGTCGTCGGGGTGATCAGCGTGCTGTGGGGCGCCTTCGTGGCGCTTGCCCAGACCGACGTCAAGCGGATGATCGCCTACACCTCGGTCAACCACATGGGTTACGTGCTGCTCGGCCTGGGCGCGGCCGGCCTGGTCGCCTCCGCCGACGAGGGGGCGCGAACCGTGGCCACGGTGGGGGCGATGTACCAGATGGTCAGCCACGGCCTGCTCACCGGCGCGCTCTTCCTGCTCAGCGGCGTCCTGTGGTCTCGCGGACACACTTACGCCTTCGACCGCTGGGGCGGCCTGGCGCGGCCGGCGCCGGTCTTTGCCGCCTGCTTCGCGATCGCTGCATTCGGCTCCCTGGGGCTACCCGGCTTCTCCGGGTTCATCGCCGAGTTCCAGGTGTTCACCGGCGCCCTACAGGCCGCGCCGGTGGCCACGGTGAGCGCCGTCGTCGGCATCCTGGTCACCGCCGGACTGTTCCTGCTGGCCCTGCAACGGCTGCTCACCGGCGACACCGTCGTCCCATCCGAGGCAGACCCCGACAAGCCGGGGGAGGGCCCGGGTCTGGACCGTGCGGACGGCACGACGGCGACCGCCACCCGGCCGCGGACAGCGACCCGGATGCAGGACCTGCGTGGTCACGAAGTGGCCGCGATCGCCCCACTCCTCCTACTCGCCCTGGTCCTGGGGCTCCTTCCGCGTGCCCTGCTGGACGTGCTGGAGCCGGCCGCCATGGCGGTGGTGGAGCTGGTGAGCCGGTGA
- a CDS encoding NADH-quinone oxidoreductase subunit N, with protein MSVGGERVLALLPELLLLLGAVGGLLLGLWTPQHRQWRVRLLVTAACLASAIAAAVALSEPAERVFEGTWVIDTTTGVVRIVVALGVAVLVWLASASLAGHPRETEAYVLMLLGGLGSIALAASGDLLLLVAGYLLASVPLYALAGFAKDSAGVEATMKYYLMGAFVGVLMLVGVAALVLAAGTTSYFDLAAQLPDASPALLAVGILGVLAGVAFKAGAVPVHFWVPDVTAGTTPPMAAYLTTIPKIGAVAAAFRLLAEPFADVPLDVPLLVAVIAAASMTLGNLAAFNQTDVLRLLAYSTVSQVGYLFMVVAVAARTDLAVPALAIYLAGYAVTNIGAFAAVAAVPAARTINDWATAVGRHRWLVVGLVVCLLGLVGTPPTAVFVGKLAVFTAAWDGALAWLVVVAAINTVASLFYYLRWIAPAFAGVPAAPSMQEGAGRGPRTAAGTAQRTRRGVPTGLLHGAAVMSLLLGLGSGWWLAFALST; from the coding sequence ATGTCCGTGGGCGGCGAGCGGGTGCTCGCACTGCTTCCCGAACTGCTCCTGCTTCTCGGCGCCGTCGGCGGCCTGCTGCTGGGCCTCTGGACGCCGCAGCACCGGCAGTGGCGGGTCCGGCTCCTGGTCACCGCCGCCTGTCTGGCCAGCGCGATCGCCGCTGCTGTCGCGCTGTCCGAGCCTGCGGAGCGGGTGTTCGAGGGCACCTGGGTCATCGACACCACCACCGGCGTCGTCCGGATCGTGGTCGCTCTCGGTGTGGCAGTCCTGGTCTGGTTGGCGTCGGCCTCGCTGGCCGGGCACCCGCGGGAGACCGAGGCCTACGTCCTCATGCTGCTCGGTGGGCTCGGCAGCATCGCGCTGGCCGCCAGCGGCGACCTGCTGCTGCTCGTCGCCGGCTACCTGCTGGCCAGCGTCCCGCTGTATGCGCTGGCCGGCTTCGCCAAGGACTCCGCGGGTGTCGAGGCGACGATGAAGTACTACCTGATGGGTGCCTTCGTCGGCGTGCTGATGCTCGTCGGCGTCGCCGCCCTGGTGCTCGCCGCCGGTACGACCAGCTACTTCGACCTCGCCGCGCAGCTCCCGGACGCCTCCCCGGCCCTCCTCGCGGTGGGCATCCTCGGCGTGCTCGCCGGGGTCGCCTTCAAGGCCGGCGCCGTGCCGGTGCACTTCTGGGTACCCGACGTCACGGCCGGCACCACACCGCCGATGGCCGCCTACCTCACCACGATCCCGAAGATCGGCGCGGTCGCCGCCGCCTTCCGCCTGCTGGCCGAGCCGTTCGCCGACGTCCCGCTCGACGTGCCCTTGCTGGTCGCCGTCATCGCCGCAGCCAGCATGACCCTGGGCAACCTGGCCGCCTTCAACCAGACCGACGTCCTGCGGCTGCTGGCCTACTCCACGGTCAGCCAGGTGGGCTACCTGTTCATGGTCGTCGCCGTCGCCGCCCGCACCGATCTCGCCGTCCCGGCCTTGGCGATCTACCTGGCCGGCTATGCCGTCACCAACATCGGCGCGTTCGCCGCCGTCGCGGCGGTCCCGGCCGCGCGCACGATCAACGACTGGGCGACCGCGGTCGGGCGCCACCGATGGCTCGTCGTCGGCCTCGTCGTCTGCCTGCTCGGCCTGGTCGGAACACCACCGACCGCCGTCTTCGTCGGCAAGCTCGCCGTCTTCACCGCCGCGTGGGACGGTGCGCTGGCGTGGTTGGTCGTCGTAGCAGCCATCAACACGGTGGCGAGCCTCTTCTACTACCTTCGCTGGATCGCCCCCGCGTTCGCCGGGGTGCCGGCAGCACCGTCTATGCAGGAGGGGGCGGGCAGAGGTCCACGGACCGCGGCGGGCACGGCGCAGCGGACCCGGCGTGGCGTCCCGACCGGATTGCTGCACGGAGCCGCGGTCATGTCCCTGCTCCTCGGTCTGGGATCGGGGTGGTGGCTCGCCTTCGCCTTGTCAACCTGA
- a CDS encoding zf-HC2 domain-containing protein, with amino-acid sequence MRYSPRETHRELREQLGVFALGHGDAEERATVRSHLNKCAACRGELSELAKVVALLAAVGPANLRQV; translated from the coding sequence GTGAGGTACTCACCTCGCGAGACCCATCGTGAGCTGCGAGAGCAGCTCGGCGTCTTCGCATTAGGCCACGGCGACGCCGAGGAGCGGGCCACCGTCAGGTCGCACTTGAACAAGTGCGCTGCCTGCCGCGGCGAATTGAGCGAGCTGGCAAAGGTGGTCGCCCTGCTGGCCGCGGTCGGTCCCGCCAATCTTCGTCAGGTCTGA
- a CDS encoding alpha/beta fold hydrolase encodes MVLVGAEVALYTSYSAHDAHFHWATHFLVALLATALWQSLHLLVAARPARGQLITVLLFHLWAMWPDLIFRLGVPHFRWMDVLALGHVSAHYMPGGDTTWLVLALTAVGGYAVLLQRWLAARHAEATAGLPPALGIGGAGIIRPQIDPRTRSLAHEHFGTSASDPLVLLHGLGATAATWRPAARLLAQAGHKVLLPDLLGFGSSMRLGTRFGLADQADAVLRLLQHHGLDRVHLVGHSWGCLVAAAVAERGPEQVSRLTLVEPAVFADPDTARARFARRSWLARATVDDSGLGGLVCGTMCLLRPAFARLAPRLEPDVPEEVAREGVQHSYPAYRDALRSIWEDNPLPALLRSPRHPVHVIVAEQDEAVLPGDVLDLELAAGIETTRVEGTHALPFDRPQLTAGLLMSGIAGSERIGPAHSPSALGDDGDG; translated from the coding sequence GTGGTACTGGTCGGCGCGGAGGTGGCCCTCTACACCTCCTACTCCGCTCATGACGCCCATTTCCATTGGGCCACCCACTTCCTGGTCGCGCTGCTGGCCACAGCACTCTGGCAGAGCCTGCACCTACTGGTGGCCGCACGGCCCGCCCGCGGGCAACTCATCACTGTCCTGCTGTTCCACCTCTGGGCGATGTGGCCCGATCTGATCTTCCGGCTCGGTGTGCCGCATTTCCGATGGATGGACGTGTTGGCCCTCGGGCATGTCAGTGCGCATTACATGCCGGGCGGGGACACGACCTGGCTCGTCCTCGCCCTGACCGCGGTGGGGGGCTACGCCGTCTTACTGCAGCGATGGCTGGCCGCCCGACACGCCGAGGCCACCGCCGGACTGCCGCCGGCCCTGGGGATCGGCGGCGCCGGAATCATCCGGCCCCAGATAGATCCGCGCACGCGCTCGCTGGCGCACGAGCATTTCGGCACGTCCGCGAGCGACCCACTGGTCTTGTTGCATGGGTTGGGAGCGACGGCCGCGACGTGGCGGCCGGCCGCCCGACTGCTGGCGCAGGCCGGTCACAAGGTGCTTCTGCCCGACCTGCTCGGCTTCGGCTCCTCGATGCGGCTCGGCACCAGGTTCGGTCTCGCCGACCAGGCCGACGCCGTCCTGAGGCTGCTCCAGCACCACGGACTCGACCGGGTACATCTCGTCGGGCACAGCTGGGGGTGCCTCGTCGCCGCCGCGGTCGCCGAGAGAGGGCCCGAGCAGGTGTCCCGTCTGACCTTGGTTGAACCTGCTGTCTTCGCCGACCCTGATACGGCCCGGGCGCGATTCGCTCGCCGCTCATGGCTGGCACGGGCCACAGTCGACGACTCCGGTCTCGGCGGACTCGTCTGCGGAACCATGTGCTTGCTCCGTCCAGCGTTTGCCCGACTCGCTCCGCGGCTGGAACCGGACGTCCCCGAGGAGGTCGCCCGTGAGGGGGTGCAGCACTCCTACCCGGCCTACCGCGATGCCCTGCGGAGCATCTGGGAGGACAACCCGCTGCCTGCCCTGCTGCGAAGCCCGCGCCACCCGGTGCACGTGATTGTCGCCGAGCAGGACGAGGCGGTGCTGCCCGGGGATGTCCTCGACCTCGAACTCGCGGCCGGAATAGAGACCACCCGTGTGGAGGGCACCCACGCGCTGCCCTTCGACCGTCCACAGCTCACCGCTGGATTGCTGATGTCAGGGATCGCTGGATCAGAGAGAATCGGGCCAGCCCACAGCCCTTCGGCCCTCGGTGACGACGGCGACGGATAG
- a CDS encoding response regulator: MPARRDPSDPVAEIRVLVVDDHPTVRAAVLDLLESTDGIVAVGEASDGQEALHLAEAVDPDVVLMDLTMPRMSGIEATRRLNHARPGARVLIFSAAVGRDVVRAAREAGAAGFIAKGGRGANLIRAIRTVSAGRCAWPAWARTV; this comes from the coding sequence ATGCCCGCTCGCCGCGACCCAAGCGACCCAGTCGCCGAAATCCGCGTGTTGGTTGTCGACGACCACCCAACCGTGCGTGCCGCCGTCCTGGACCTGCTGGAGTCGACCGACGGCATCGTGGCCGTGGGGGAGGCCAGCGACGGGCAGGAGGCACTTCACCTCGCTGAAGCCGTCGATCCCGATGTCGTTCTCATGGACCTGACGATGCCCAGGATGTCTGGCATCGAGGCCACTCGACGCCTCAATCATGCGCGTCCGGGGGCACGTGTACTGATTTTCAGCGCAGCAGTCGGCCGCGACGTCGTGCGAGCCGCACGCGAGGCAGGTGCCGCAGGCTTTATCGCCAAGGGCGGACGGGGGGCGAACCTCATTCGAGCGATTCGGACGGTCAGCGCCGGGCGGTGCGCCTGGCCGGCATGGGCGCGGACCGTCTGA
- a CDS encoding helix-turn-helix domain containing protein translates to MSATRTCPACGYSGTYASDALADVHHARHSCAKHRQAIERARRRVQRAQGRVERDCTHPRAGHVHGTRAAYVKDRCRCTDCTAANTAAGRAVHRAQTFGRWRPFVDAAPVREHIRALRAAGIGVERVALLAGISTSHVRELADPGRDGTPGIQWVRPRTAHRVLRIRMDQANRAPRSHVVATGTRRRLQALIATGWPHDELAARLGRSSAGLRRSMLSDSVTARTAQDVNDLYEQLWNLRPPQSTDDQRAAADAARAFAAERGWLPPLAWDDIDTDPEPQHHAGRVEKDDDLDEIAIERALAGDGVRLEHLTPAEQDEVVRRLTERGKSIRDIAQQLATTKRTISRRRASIKAA, encoded by the coding sequence ATGAGCGCCACCCGGACCTGTCCGGCCTGCGGCTACAGCGGGACGTACGCCAGCGACGCCCTCGCCGACGTCCACCACGCGCGCCATTCCTGCGCGAAGCACCGGCAGGCCATCGAGCGAGCCCGTCGCCGTGTCCAGCGCGCCCAGGGTCGGGTGGAGCGGGACTGCACTCATCCGCGTGCTGGGCATGTGCACGGAACCCGCGCCGCCTATGTGAAGGACCGCTGCCGATGCACCGACTGCACCGCCGCCAACACCGCGGCCGGCCGCGCCGTGCACCGCGCGCAGACCTTCGGCCGATGGCGGCCGTTCGTAGACGCGGCGCCGGTGCGCGAGCACATCCGCGCGCTACGCGCCGCCGGCATCGGCGTCGAGCGGGTCGCCCTGCTCGCGGGCATCTCCACCAGCCACGTCCGCGAACTGGCCGACCCCGGACGCGACGGCACCCCAGGCATCCAGTGGGTCCGACCCCGGACCGCCCATCGGGTCTTGCGCATTCGGATGGACCAGGCCAACCGGGCGCCGCGCAGCCACGTCGTCGCCACGGGCACTCGTCGCCGGCTGCAGGCCCTGATCGCCACCGGATGGCCCCACGACGAGCTGGCCGCCCGGCTCGGCCGAAGCTCCGCCGGCCTCCGACGCAGCATGCTCAGCGACTCCGTAACCGCGCGAACCGCGCAGGACGTCAACGACCTCTACGAACAGCTGTGGAACCTGCGCCCACCGCAGTCCACCGATGATCAGCGCGCCGCCGCCGACGCCGCCCGTGCCTTCGCCGCCGAACGCGGATGGCTGCCACCTCTGGCCTGGGACGACATCGACACCGACCCAGAGCCTCAACACCACGCTGGGCGCGTAGAGAAGGACGACGACCTCGACGAGATCGCCATCGAGCGCGCCCTCGCTGGCGACGGCGTCCGCCTCGAGCACCTGACCCCCGCTGAGCAGGACGAAGTCGTCAGACGCCTCACCGAACGGGGGAAGTCCATCCGCGACATCGCCCAGCAGCTCGCCACCACCAAACGAACGATCTCCCGCCGACGTGCGTCCATCAAAGCCGCATGA
- a CDS encoding tyrosine-type recombinase/integrase — protein MAVDDLAVLLPDWRTHLRARNVAPSTIASYLRVGENLVGYLREAGMPTTAGAISRDHLEAFLAALVERVSPATVAKHYRSMQQLFRWLTEDGEIPRSPMERMRPPAVPEQPVDILTDDELRALLDAARGNTFENRRDTAMLRMLIDTGMRAGELAGLNVDDLDSEQSVALVMGKGRRGRAVPYGAKTADALRRYLRARATHPQATLPALWLGKKGRVTDSGVRQMLERRAAEAHVSNVHPHRFRHTYAHTWLASGGQEQDLMRLAGWRSREMVGRYAASAADERARAAFHRAGLGDRL, from the coding sequence ATGGCCGTCGATGACCTGGCGGTGCTGCTGCCCGACTGGCGCACCCACCTGCGCGCCCGCAATGTCGCCCCGTCCACCATCGCCAGCTACCTACGCGTTGGCGAGAACTTGGTCGGCTATCTCCGGGAGGCGGGGATGCCGACCACCGCGGGCGCGATCAGTCGCGACCACCTTGAGGCCTTCTTGGCCGCCCTCGTCGAGCGCGTGTCCCCCGCGACCGTCGCTAAGCACTACCGATCCATGCAGCAGCTCTTCCGCTGGCTGACCGAGGACGGCGAGATTCCACGATCCCCGATGGAGCGGATGCGTCCTCCGGCCGTGCCTGAGCAGCCGGTCGACATCCTCACCGACGACGAGCTGCGGGCCCTGTTGGACGCTGCCCGCGGCAACACCTTCGAGAACCGCCGGGACACCGCGATGCTGCGCATGCTCATCGACACCGGCATGCGCGCCGGCGAGCTGGCCGGGCTCAACGTCGACGACTTGGATTCCGAGCAGAGCGTGGCCCTGGTGATGGGCAAGGGACGACGTGGCCGTGCGGTCCCGTACGGCGCCAAGACCGCCGATGCTTTGCGCCGGTACCTGCGCGCCCGCGCAACACACCCACAGGCCACCCTTCCGGCACTGTGGCTCGGCAAGAAGGGAAGGGTGACCGACTCCGGCGTCCGGCAGATGCTCGAACGCCGCGCCGCCGAAGCCCACGTCTCCAACGTGCACCCGCACCGCTTCCGGCACACCTACGCCCACACCTGGCTGGCCAGTGGCGGACAGGAGCAGGACCTCATGCGGCTCGCCGGCTGGCGTTCGCGAGAGATGGTCGGCCGTTACGCTGCGAGCGCCGCCGACGAGCGGGCCCGCGCCGCCTTCCATCGCGCCGGCCTCGGTGACCGGCTGTAG
- a CDS encoding M23 family metallopeptidase has protein sequence MSPVRRSAKRVGLRRTGPMAAAVSALLALTMLGAPTASAAPADAQSEHDRVAAEIAGIEQRVRDAEARLEQMTLRAEEASGAVLAAEAALVTAQQHADAVAAELAAVRAAVESTQKDVATLGREAYMGADETFGEMEMVLHADGPGELLQQAATLDILGEERAQVLEEFEVAEARETRLDREAKAAVAERDAATREAQEAQAEVDALLAGAQADFDALTAEKAALDGQLREAETRLLELRGAEDAAAAWVAQEAEQEAAEQAVSTLTAAAGAIAPTQGRVTSCYGARWGTMHLGVDIAAPIGTPVFTPEPGVVLQAGPASGFGLSVAVQHHDGAITVYGHVNQFFVQPGQVVTAGQQIAEVGNRGQSTGPHLHFEVHHGGLYADRSNPVPWLAQRGVSLGGSCG, from the coding sequence ATGTCCCCCGTCCGCCGCTCCGCCAAACGCGTGGGTCTACGCCGCACCGGTCCCATGGCCGCCGCGGTCAGCGCCCTCCTGGCGCTGACCATGCTCGGCGCTCCGACGGCGTCGGCCGCGCCGGCCGACGCGCAGAGCGAGCACGATCGCGTGGCCGCGGAGATCGCCGGCATCGAGCAGCGCGTCCGTGACGCCGAGGCCCGTCTCGAGCAGATGACGCTCCGGGCCGAGGAGGCCAGCGGTGCCGTGCTGGCCGCGGAGGCGGCCCTCGTCACCGCCCAGCAGCACGCCGATGCCGTCGCCGCCGAGCTCGCCGCGGTCCGCGCGGCCGTGGAGAGCACGCAGAAGGACGTCGCGACCCTCGGCCGGGAGGCCTACATGGGTGCCGACGAGACCTTCGGCGAGATGGAGATGGTCCTGCACGCCGACGGCCCCGGAGAGCTGCTCCAGCAGGCCGCCACCCTCGACATCCTCGGTGAGGAGCGGGCGCAGGTCCTGGAGGAGTTCGAGGTCGCCGAGGCACGAGAGACCCGGCTGGACCGGGAGGCGAAGGCGGCCGTCGCGGAACGTGACGCGGCCACCCGCGAGGCCCAGGAGGCGCAGGCGGAAGTCGACGCCCTGCTCGCCGGCGCACAGGCGGACTTCGACGCGCTCACCGCGGAGAAGGCGGCGCTCGACGGCCAGCTGCGCGAGGCGGAGACCCGCCTGCTGGAACTGCGCGGTGCCGAGGACGCCGCCGCCGCGTGGGTGGCGCAGGAGGCGGAACAGGAGGCGGCCGAGCAGGCGGTGAGCACGTTGACGGCCGCCGCGGGTGCCATCGCGCCCACGCAGGGCCGGGTCACCTCCTGCTACGGCGCCCGGTGGGGGACCATGCACCTCGGGGTGGACATCGCGGCCCCGATCGGCACCCCGGTCTTCACGCCCGAGCCGGGCGTCGTGCTCCAGGCCGGGCCGGCCAGCGGCTTCGGTCTCTCCGTCGCCGTCCAGCACCACGACGGCGCCATCACCGTCTACGGCCACGTCAACCAGTTCTTCGTCCAGCCCGGCCAGGTGGTGACCGCCGGCCAGCAGATTGCCGAGGTCGGCAACCGCGGCCAGTCCACCGGCCCGCACCTGCACTTCGAGGTGCACCACGGCGGTCTGTACGCCGACCGGTCCAACCCGGTCCCGTGGCTGGCACAGCGCGGCGTCTCGCTCGGCGGCAGCTGCGGCTGA
- a CDS encoding maleylpyruvate isomerase N-terminal domain-containing protein: MGAHQGMAGRGRDEIAGMVLGAWDAFLAQAESVDLDRSSRLPGWRAHEICVHLGCWDDHTALHDLIVSARAGAPGAPPDPDAVNARVTGAHRDASRDEVLAALHRNRAATARYLSEEPEALDTAPAVSVVGRLPLLSVVLGQAYELAVHGLDLVSCGAEPPPPAVLQSGLAALADVTGALAAATGTRGQVSLVTPDGGWGFVADDDGWQVRRTPAGVVDGPAVEAPADLLLDAASGRVNPVPAVARRKLKVHDVGGLLQLAPIVKEVPGIPGGPILQLAARTVGGAGGLLGRLFGRG; this comes from the coding sequence GTGGGTGCACACCAGGGCATGGCCGGCAGGGGCCGGGACGAGATCGCCGGGATGGTGCTCGGCGCGTGGGACGCCTTCCTGGCGCAGGCGGAGTCGGTCGACCTCGACCGGAGTTCCCGCCTGCCGGGCTGGCGGGCACACGAGATCTGCGTGCACCTCGGGTGCTGGGACGACCACACCGCCCTGCACGACCTGATCGTCTCCGCCCGCGCCGGTGCGCCGGGGGCGCCCCCGGACCCCGACGCTGTCAACGCCCGGGTCACCGGGGCCCACCGCGACGCCTCCCGGGATGAGGTGCTGGCGGCGCTGCACCGCAACCGTGCGGCCACCGCCCGGTACCTCAGCGAGGAGCCCGAAGCGCTCGACACGGCCCCGGCCGTCTCCGTGGTGGGGCGCCTGCCCCTGCTGAGCGTCGTCCTGGGACAGGCCTACGAGCTCGCCGTCCACGGGTTGGACCTGGTCTCCTGCGGAGCCGAGCCCCCGCCGCCGGCCGTGCTGCAGTCGGGCCTGGCGGCCCTGGCCGACGTGACCGGCGCGCTGGCCGCCGCCACCGGCACCCGTGGTCAGGTCTCCCTCGTGACGCCGGACGGCGGGTGGGGCTTCGTCGCCGACGACGACGGGTGGCAGGTGCGGCGCACCCCGGCGGGGGTGGTCGACGGCCCGGCCGTCGAGGCCCCGGCCGATCTGCTGCTCGACGCGGCGTCCGGACGGGTGAACCCGGTGCCCGCCGTGGCCCGGCGCAAGCTCAAGGTGCACGACGTCGGCGGACTGCTGCAACTGGCGCCGATCGTGAAGGAGGTACCCGGCATCCCCGGCGGGCCGATCCTGCAGTTGGCTGCACGCACCGTCGGCGGCGCCGGCGGGCTACTGGGCCGGCTGTTCGGTCGCGGCTAG